In Alicyclobacillus macrosporangiidus CPP55, a single window of DNA contains:
- the rlmN gene encoding 23S rRNA (adenine(2503)-C(2))-methyltransferase RlmN, translating into MRHLYDMRMDEMEAWFEELGQPRYRAKQVFQWLYQRRATSVHQMTNLPKAMRDRLAEESAIQTSRELTRQVSRIDGTVKFLLGWPDGVTVETVLMRHDYGNSVCVSTQVGCKMGCSFCASTLGGMLRQMTAGEMVEQLMYSQRLLDEEGERVSSVVLMGSGEPMDNYDAAMKFIDIINHPDGLNIGQRHITISTVGLVPGIIRLADEGRPITLAVSLHATTDALRSSMMPVNKAYPIAKLMEACHYYHRKTGKRISFEYALIGGKNDSLEDARRLAELLRGLPSHVNLIPVNYVPERNYQRTPKEQIQAFLKELRSLGVHATVRREMGHDIAAACGQLRAEYAGRRL; encoded by the coding sequence GTGCGGCATCTGTACGACATGCGCATGGATGAGATGGAGGCGTGGTTTGAAGAGCTCGGTCAGCCGCGGTATCGGGCGAAACAGGTCTTTCAGTGGCTGTATCAGCGCCGCGCGACCTCCGTCCATCAGATGACCAACCTGCCCAAGGCCATGCGGGATCGGTTGGCCGAGGAGAGCGCCATCCAGACCTCGCGAGAGCTGACCCGGCAAGTGTCGCGGATCGACGGAACGGTAAAATTTTTGCTCGGCTGGCCGGACGGGGTGACGGTGGAGACGGTCTTGATGCGCCACGATTACGGCAACAGCGTCTGCGTGTCCACCCAGGTCGGCTGTAAGATGGGCTGCTCGTTCTGCGCTTCGACCCTGGGCGGGATGCTCCGCCAGATGACTGCGGGCGAGATGGTCGAACAGCTGATGTACAGCCAGCGGCTGCTGGACGAGGAGGGCGAGCGCGTCTCGTCCGTCGTCCTGATGGGCTCGGGCGAGCCGATGGACAACTACGACGCGGCGATGAAGTTCATCGACATCATCAACCATCCGGACGGGTTGAACATCGGCCAGCGTCACATCACCATCTCGACGGTCGGGCTGGTGCCGGGCATCATCCGCCTTGCGGACGAAGGACGCCCCATCACCCTCGCCGTCTCCTTGCACGCAACGACGGATGCCTTGCGGTCGTCGATGATGCCGGTCAACAAAGCGTATCCGATTGCGAAGCTGATGGAAGCTTGCCATTATTATCATAGGAAGACGGGAAAGCGGATCTCGTTCGAGTACGCCCTCATCGGCGGGAAGAACGACTCCTTGGAGGATGCCCGCCGTCTGGCGGAGCTGTTGCGCGGGCTCCCGAGCCACGTGAACCTGATCCCGGTCAATTACGTGCCGGAGCGAAACTATCAGCGCACACCAAAGGAGCAGATTCAAGCCTTTTTGAAGGAGCTGCGGTCGCTCGGTGTCCATGCGACCGTTCGCCGGGAGATGGGTCACGACATCGCGGCCGCCTGTGGCCAGCTGCGCGCGGAATACGCGGGAAGGCGGCTCTAG
- a CDS encoding Stp1/IreP family PP2C-type Ser/Thr phosphatase: MLLAAKTHVGLVRPNNQDSFVVRTDVAPACLVVIADGMGGAQAGEVASRLAADTVSEYVAEACRQAGWGVEPEKVLRDAVQAANHRIWEASRNSAEYVGMGTTLVAALIHDGRVCLAHVGDSRAYVLHKGELAQVTDDHSLVAELVRRGQLTEEEAQHHPQRHIVTRSLGTAEFTDPDVSVRPFDEGDVLLLCTDGLSNLVQPSELKERLQPLQDAKVQADVEQAAEELIGLALARGGSDNVTVALLVRREERETA; encoded by the coding sequence ATGCTGTTAGCAGCGAAGACGCACGTCGGTTTGGTTCGTCCCAACAACCAGGACAGCTTTGTGGTGCGCACCGATGTGGCGCCGGCCTGCCTGGTGGTGATCGCGGACGGGATGGGGGGCGCACAGGCAGGCGAGGTGGCGAGCCGCCTGGCCGCCGACACCGTTTCGGAGTATGTCGCCGAGGCCTGCCGCCAGGCGGGGTGGGGCGTTGAGCCGGAGAAGGTCCTGCGCGACGCCGTCCAGGCCGCGAACCACCGCATCTGGGAGGCGAGTCGGAACAGCGCCGAGTACGTCGGGATGGGCACGACGCTGGTGGCGGCGTTGATACACGACGGCAGGGTGTGCCTGGCACACGTCGGGGATAGCCGTGCCTATGTCCTGCACAAAGGGGAGTTGGCGCAGGTGACGGACGACCATTCACTGGTGGCGGAGCTCGTGCGGCGCGGCCAGTTGACGGAGGAGGAAGCGCAGCATCACCCGCAGCGCCATATCGTCACGCGGTCGCTCGGGACCGCCGAATTCACCGATCCGGACGTGTCGGTCCGCCCGTTCGACGAGGGAGACGTGTTGCTGCTGTGCACGGACGGACTGTCCAACCTCGTGCAGCCATCGGAGCTGAAGGAGCGGCTGCAGCCGTTGCAGGATGCAAAGGTGCAGGCGGATGTGGAACAGGCCGCGGAGGAGCTGATCGGGCTGGCTCTGGCGCGCGGGGGGTCGGACAACGTCACGGTGGCGCTGTTGGTTCGCCGAGAGGAGCGTGAGACAGCGTGA
- the pknB gene encoding Stk1 family PASTA domain-containing Ser/Thr kinase, with the protein MSRLLGGRYDLQEEIGGGGMAVVYRAIDTWLGRQVAVKMLRTQFAGDEEFVRRFRREAQSAASLSHPNIVNLYDMGITEDGQHYIVMEYVDGPTLKEVIRDRGPLPVKEALDITMQICDALEHAHDHGIIHRDIKPHNILLTKTGQVKVTDFGIARASTTNTITHHQGDSVLGSVHYFSPEQARGAATDVKSDIYSLGVVMYEMLTRQLPFSGDSPVSVALKHLRDKFTDPREINPAVPQSVENIILRCLVKAPEHRYPNMRAVKRDLEDALIHPNVPKFQVPDDATEATIAVPLVGQGRMAAEGMDPEAADTGKRRRHWWRALLWSGVALVVVCIGAVAAYYIVMDLIQVPNVKMPDVRGKTVAQAESILHQAGFNQIDEQQGVNNSPAGTVYDQDPPGNSEVKPGRAVTLWVSKGPQQVQMPDLTGVPVDEAIQQLKNLGLSPDNITKQTVQNSQVGAGLVVSTNPPKGTMVGLDAKVVLQVSDGAMTTVPNVVGMSLDDAKKALAAANLNYQVTRMQYPVPDGQVFKIVPYQAGAQVPAGSTITLYVADNSGESGGGLNTPPDNSNGAGNPPGEGQQVKTFQVTVTDKKHKALHVQIYKSDAESARQVVVDEVIRDDKQWTVSVIVTPDTPGQIQVYEDGHLEQTYNVPYGS; encoded by the coding sequence GTGAGCCGCTTGCTCGGCGGACGGTACGACCTGCAGGAGGAGATCGGCGGCGGCGGTATGGCCGTGGTATACCGCGCGATCGACACCTGGCTAGGCCGCCAGGTGGCGGTCAAGATGCTGCGGACCCAATTCGCCGGCGACGAGGAGTTCGTGCGCCGCTTCCGGCGGGAGGCACAGTCGGCGGCCAGTCTGTCGCATCCGAACATCGTCAACCTGTACGACATGGGCATCACCGAAGATGGACAGCACTACATCGTCATGGAGTATGTCGACGGGCCGACGCTGAAGGAAGTCATTCGCGATCGCGGACCTCTGCCGGTGAAAGAAGCCCTCGACATCACGATGCAGATCTGCGATGCCCTGGAGCACGCCCACGACCACGGCATCATCCATCGTGACATCAAGCCGCACAACATCCTGTTGACGAAGACGGGACAGGTGAAGGTCACCGATTTTGGCATCGCCCGCGCCAGCACCACCAACACCATCACCCATCATCAGGGGGACTCGGTCCTGGGGTCGGTGCACTACTTTTCACCAGAGCAAGCACGCGGTGCGGCGACCGACGTGAAGAGCGACATCTACTCGCTCGGCGTGGTCATGTACGAGATGTTGACGCGCCAGCTGCCGTTTTCCGGGGATTCCCCGGTCAGCGTGGCGCTCAAACACCTGCGCGACAAGTTCACGGATCCGCGAGAGATCAACCCGGCGGTGCCGCAGAGCGTGGAGAACATCATCCTGCGCTGCCTGGTCAAGGCGCCGGAGCACCGGTATCCGAACATGCGCGCGGTCAAGCGGGACCTGGAGGACGCGTTGATTCATCCGAATGTGCCAAAATTCCAGGTCCCGGATGACGCCACCGAAGCGACCATCGCGGTGCCCCTGGTGGGCCAGGGCCGGATGGCGGCGGAAGGGATGGACCCTGAAGCTGCCGACACCGGGAAAAGGCGCCGCCACTGGTGGAGGGCGCTGCTTTGGTCGGGCGTCGCCCTGGTGGTGGTCTGCATCGGGGCGGTGGCGGCCTACTACATCGTCATGGACCTCATCCAGGTCCCGAATGTCAAGATGCCCGATGTGCGCGGAAAGACGGTGGCGCAGGCGGAGAGCATTCTCCACCAAGCCGGCTTCAATCAAATCGACGAACAGCAGGGCGTCAACAACAGCCCGGCGGGCACCGTGTACGACCAGGATCCGCCTGGCAACAGCGAGGTGAAACCCGGACGCGCCGTCACCCTGTGGGTGAGCAAAGGCCCGCAGCAGGTGCAGATGCCGGATCTCACCGGTGTTCCGGTGGACGAAGCCATCCAGCAGTTGAAAAACCTCGGCTTGTCTCCGGACAACATCACGAAGCAGACGGTGCAGAACAGCCAGGTGGGGGCGGGATTGGTCGTGTCGACCAATCCGCCGAAAGGGACGATGGTCGGCCTGGACGCCAAGGTGGTCCTGCAGGTGAGCGACGGGGCGATGACCACAGTTCCGAACGTGGTCGGCATGTCTTTGGACGACGCGAAGAAGGCCTTGGCGGCCGCCAATCTCAACTACCAGGTCACCCGGATGCAGTACCCGGTACCGGATGGCCAGGTGTTCAAGATCGTGCCGTACCAGGCGGGCGCGCAGGTGCCGGCGGGATCGACCATCACGCTGTATGTCGCCGACAACTCGGGTGAATCCGGTGGGGGGTTGAATACACCGCCGGATAACTCCAACGGAGCCGGGAATCCGCCCGGGGAGGGCCAGCAGGTGAAGACGTTCCAGGTCACTGTGACCGATAAGAAACACAAGGCTCTGCACGTGCAGATCTACAAGTCGGATGCGGAGTCCGCCCGGCAGGTGGTGGTGGACGAGGTGATCCGGGACGACAAGCAATGGACCGTTAGCGTCATTGTC